One Nymphaea colorata isolate Beijing-Zhang1983 chromosome 12, ASM883128v2, whole genome shotgun sequence genomic window, ATTCTTTATAAATAATGTGTTGCACGTTCCTACTATTTCTAAGAATATATTATCGCTGCATAAATGTGCCCATGACAATGATGTCGTTTTTTAATTTGATACAAATCGTTGTTATGTTAAGAATTAGACAACAGGAGAGAAACTTCTGGAGGGAGCAAATAAAAGAGGTCTATATCAGCTAAAGTTACAACAATATGCAGCTCGCCAAAAAACCACACTTGTAGGAGAACGAGTCTCAGTTGATGATTGGCATAGTCAAACGAAACATCCTGATTTTAGAACTGTGATGCATGTTTTGCATaaatttgatttacatattcACAGCAAGTCTTTTAATAAGATATGCAATGtatgtcaaaaaagaaaaagtcacgCTCTTCCTTTTGCACAAATACAACATAAGATTCATGCTCCACTTGATTTGATTTTCGCTGATGTTTGGGAACCATCAACTACTCCATCTTTGCATGGTCATAGTTATTATGTTATGGATGCATTCTCTCGCTTCTATTGGATATACATTATTAAAAATAGATTGGATGTTCTCTTCGTTTTTAAAACCTTTCAAGTTATGGTAGAACGTCAATTTGATCAAAAAATCAAGGCTGTTCAAAgcgattggggaggagaatatcGTATTGTTTCCACCTACCTCAAACAGATTGGTATTGTTCATCAAGTTGCTTGTCCACATGCTCACCAGCACCATAGAAAGCAAACACAAACATATAATTGACATCGGATTGACACTTCTCGCACATGCCAACTTGCCCTACAAATATTGGGACTTTGCATTTAGAATTGTTGATTTCTTGATCAACAGAATGCCAACTCGGGTTCTTAAAATCATGTCACCATATCaagttttgttaaaaaactCTCCAAATTATAAATTGTTCAAGGTTTTTGGATGTTCTTGCTATCCATGTCTGCAAGATAGACCTAAAAATCGATCAAGCTTCAAGTGCAtttattgtcaaaaactttgtgagAGACCATATAAGCAAAGGGCATATAAAGGTTCAGGTCATTCGGTCCAATTAAGAGGTTGATGATGGTTTAACAAAACCATTATTAAATGTTGTACTGCAtgataatttcaaaaacaatttGAGTATACTTAGATTACATGCTCAAATTGAGGGGGCATGTTAAGGTTAATTATCAAACCATCCCAGCTACAAATCAACAACCAGCTTGTGTCATGCGTAATCTTAGGAGGGCACCATCTGCGGTTATTGGAAGATTCTCATTTCTATAGTTAAATTATAATCATATATAGCAAATACATGTTtatcactattttttttaattgttgtaaTATTATCTCGAGAAACCTATCTCTGGACAATTGTAATATGTAACATGTCTTATGAAGATATTAGTATAAATATTTACTCACCTTACACACGATAGGTACGAGTGAGGATTCGTACTATTGCCAAGCAGAGTTGTTTATATATGCTGCTTCCGTGTATGAAttttcatgtgtcattttaataatgacaaaaaagcTTATagctaaaacaaaagaaactttttgtcgGGACAAAAAAAAgccacaaaagaaaatttgggGATTTAATAAACGTAAAACTTGCCAATTCATATACGTATATCCTTACGACTAATATACTCTTCTAAGTGGTAAAAAAcactttttcaattttctatccAACCCATagtattatttcattatctcataaataatttattatctcataaacattatctatTACCTATGTTTACCGTTATCTTATACATCTatccattattttattatctcataaatctttgtTATCTCACACTTACGTGTGTTATCTTATACATTCGTCATTATCTAACacatatttgttatctcatacatatttgttatctcacatctatttattttctcatactttgttgttatttcatacacTTGTTAtttcatgcacatgcatattcAATATTTGAGcatgaaagtaaatatgcatattgatagTAAGATTCACTACTAGCATATGCTTGTTATATACAAGGGGGATGGCGTACAGAACTTGGTCTCATTTTGAGACAAAAGAtccaagagaaagagaaaaagaaagtaaaggtACAAAAGAGAGGAAGGACCGGGTATGCCAAAGAAAGATAGCCTTGACTTTCTTCTGCACTttcaagaaaaggtattatGAAACCTTTGATCATTTTTCTAAGTAAATTTGTCTGGAAATTGAACACGCAAACAACAACGgcaattcttcttcttcgtcttcttgcACATTCCACTGAAGTTCTTCGTCTAATAATGTGTCAAACAGATGCATAACCACATAAACTAACTTTTCCGTTTATGCATATAATACAACTTCCAATTCTTACATGATCATTTCCAATTCTTCTGCTTCTGCAAATCCTTTTGACAGACAAAGAGGCCATGGAAGCCGTAAGGCACCCTCTGAGGGAGTCTTACAGATGCCACGATGTCAAGAGTGGGGGACTTAGCATCCATCACCACGAAGCTTGATTCCCCGCTGCCCTCGTTGTGTGTGTAAGTTAACACATAACCATCGTCTTCATGGCCACCTTCCTCCTTCGCCACAAAAAATGGCTCCCCAGCAAAGCATCTCTCCCCAAAACTCCTGTCCACCACAAGTGTTAGTTGCAGTAGCAGAATGCCTGTTACTTCGCTTAGAAAATCAGCTCCTAGCAGGATTTTCTCTTGCACCACCAATTTTGTTTTTAGGACCCATAAGATTGACTGCGACTGGTCGTTGCTACAAATTACATTGTGTGGATATATCCAAGTGACAGGATAGTATCAACAACTGGGGAGATATTCTGTAAAATGGCAGTACTCATCAAATTTATAAGAAAGGCTTTTTATTAGAAAATTCTTTTCCTGGCGAGACTACTTGTGCTGTATATAACAAACTTTAGAAGTACTTGAGCATGATTGTCCTTGTTAAAAGTTAAGTGTGGTTAAATGGTATCTATCTTACAAAATCTTCTACACTTCAAATTCCCTTTCTATAGATAATgaattcataaatttaaaatacaaGACCAAACTAAATCGGAACTAATCAACTTAATTCTGTGCTTTTTTTTATCGTTACGAACATCATATCTACAttttgattaaaagaaaaattttgcaatgAAAAGGACACTTACCAGGCTTCAATCCATGATGGTCTGGTTAACGATTCGTCTACTTGCTAGTCACTTGCATTTAACTTCACGAAgtacatatattttatgttcaaaataaaataacGAACAAACACAAATTCAACAAGACAACTCACAAACTCAGAATATCCATGTCTATGTTGTCATGTCTTCCTAAATTTTACAAGTATGTGCTGTGATTTGAATCTAAGGATGTACATTTTgagttataattttttaagaaagaagaaaaggactAGACGTTTTACCTGGTCGCTACCACGCAATCTTCCCCACTTGCTCGATCGAAGTCCAGTTTCACGATGCCGGAGACCTTGATCATCGGATCTAGGATCGCCATGAACGCGTAGCGGCTTTTCCTCCCTAGGAACTTAGGGTTGATGACCCCCCACTCCAGATTCCTCCTAGAGAGTGCTCTCCTCCCCACCACCTTCCCTTCCCGCAGGTTGATCCTCACCATCTCCAAGCAGCAATGAAGGAGATCCATCCTCTCCAGCATGTGCTCCACCGGCACAACGTTCGCCGCCACCAGCACCACCTCCTCCCCTCCCTTCTCATCCCACGCGTTCACTGAGTGCACGAAGTTGAATCCAGGCACCTCAATCCACTTCATCTCCGACTCATCGGTGGCGTAGCGTGGGATTATCCCCACGCGTGGGACTTTCCGGGCCTCGCATCCCATCGGCGGCCCCATTCCTGTGAACATTGCCAGTGGTTTCATGACTATCTGTATGTCGGGAAAGATGGCGTACCGCTCTGTGATGGCCAAGTCGTGCACGAAGGAAGGTTGCCGGAATGAGAAAATGGGGATGTCCGGTTGCTTCGTGCCATCGCCCCCTATTCTGAAGTAGTTGAGAAACGGAGGGATGGGGCCGTACCGAAAGGCGAAGACCTCGCCTGTGACAGGGTCCACCTTTGGGTGAGCGGTGATACCCATCCTGAGCTCCCCGCCGAAATCCCACCGGCCAACTGTCTCGACATCGCCGTCAGGCGTGAGATGCATGGCGTAGGGGAGATCCAACTCCCATAATGCCATGATCGTGTTGTTCATGAATGCAAGGGCTGTGTTGGCGAGCCCCACGCCATTTATGAGGTTGATCTGGCCAGTAAGCACCCTCACCATGAACACGGCGACCCTCATGAACCTGGCGAAGCCGGCCAATGCGAAGAAGTTGGGGTAGATAGGCAACcctgcctcctcctccttggtGAACTTGTATGTGCGTATGAAGCGGCTGCAGAATGTGGCCTGCCCGCCGGAGACCTGTATGGCATGCAACATCCCATCCCCATCGAACAGATGGTAGGCGGACTTGGGGATGAACTGCGGGTTGGGCCCATTTCTGATGTAGGCGCCCTCAAGGCAGCTAGGGAACCGACCTTCGACAGTGCATTTAGTCGGAGGCAGCTCGCCGATGGGGGCGTAATTGCCGGCCAAAACATCCTTGGGGTTGACGGACGACCGCAAGGGATTTCGATCGACGAAGTTGCTTATCAAATCGTCTAGAGCATTGCAGATCGTTACATGAAGAGAAAACAGATTGTAAGGTTGCCTAAGAGGGCGAGCAGCTTTTGTTATGATTGGCTCTGTGGAAGGAGGAGGGGGAGATGGAGTTGCTCTTGTTAACACTGTGGTAGCGGTAGTAGTTGTCGGGGAGTGAGTTGTGAATTGAGTTTGATCATGTGCCCTTTCTAATCTGATGTTGGTGATGGTGGGGAAGGTGACGCCGAAGGGAGTGGCTCGGTTCAGTCGGGGAAATGAAGCTTGGAAAGAAGAGGAGATGGCGTCCATTGTTGATGGGCAGAGTTGCAGATAGGATCCAACCTCGGGGTGGCATGGAAGAAGGTGTTAAGGTGGTGGATGTTTTTAAGGGATGAAGCGATACGGAGGAGCAATTGTCGGTCTGCTCGATCCTCCCTTGGTAGACAAAGAGCGAGAGATGGAACCGGATTCTTTGAAACACAATACTGTATACGCTCATGATTTTGGTggtcttcataaaaaaatatttgaactcGGCTCTTTGCTTtgaagggcatttttttttttcatcatttggttttgaagatatctattttcaataaataaatcaTATCTTTCGTTTTACCATCTTTCTATAAGACCTATCAATGATCTGAAAtaagaaaaccagaaaaattttCTGTTCACAACTTAAGCAATTCTAAAAGGTCTTCGCTTCAGAGGAACTACCTAGGGGCTGCGGTTTCACTGCTTTCGTGAACGCCGTCGGTTTAAACAATACATCGATTTGGGgtattttattcatttcataaaaaatagcGACCTTGcgtttatttaatattttttactttcCATCCTTTGTCTTTATGACAAGatgtttgtttaataaatcAAAGGCATGCTAGTCATTTCATAATGCGTGTATTTTGGTAGAAATGAAGTGACCAGAATATCCCTAAAGCAGTAAAGCCCTTTAAAGaaccaaaatcaagaaattaaagtaaaaaaaaaaaagtattttcaaaaaattaacttttagaAATGACTTAAATGCTAAGCGGGTTATACGCACCTTCAGATAATAACCAGAATACCTCTGGTCATTAAGAAGAGCAATCtttcaaaataatgaaaaaattaaaaactaaaatatatatatattttttaaaattttcaaaatatcctaCTCacacctttttgttttttggcgCACATCTGATTTGTGGATAAggtggtgcatgcaactcatTATCCCTCTAATGTGGTAACGTGCATAAGCAGTAGCAGAGCTACTTGTTGGTTGGAATATCCTTGTAATGTAGTCACATGCTTAAGCAGTAGCGAAGCTACTTGTTAGTtgggtgggccactgcccacgccagcccatgAAAAAATTTGTTCCAATGTCTTCATATCATGATCTTGAGACATCAGTTGAAAGGCAAACTTGTGTCACCATTGCAAGGGCCTTAACCTAAATAAATCCCAACTCTGCGCATAACATAGCGCCTGGCCAACCAGTTGAAAGGCACTGTATATGTAGATAAGATAATAAGAAATGTTGGCTGACGGTCATTGTCtgtttttcattatattttttccCAAGCATGTCGCTTGCATATGTCTCcatcataatatttttcattgtaTTAATTAGTTAATAGTACAATCAGCTGTATCTGCCAACCAAACTATATTCTATTAAATAAATGGAGATGTATGATtatgatgtttttttatataaaaactcaaaatactattggcattttttttagaaaagcaaaaaaactttcaaatagATCAAAAATTTATTCTTTCTCAAACCGTGTTATCGAGTCCAAGTAAAAAAGTTGAATCATTGCTACAATTAATACTATAAAATAGATGGTTTATAATTAGATAAATATAACCTTAACTGTTTAAAGAAATACATGTTATATGCGAAGTTAAAGGCGTAATTAGTGCCCTTAGAATTTTGGTCATCTTGTTAGGTGGTAGGATGAAACATTGGTCCTACTCattcaacatattttaattgattaGTAGACAcaattaaaacattttaaactcATAATTTACATTTGGCAGTGCTTGTGTTCAGGGGCGGAAGGAGCCGTGGAGCCAATCTAAAAGTTTGTTTTAATGATTGGATAAAGCAGTCTTTTGCATAATCCAACtatatagatatgatcttaataaTGTTTAATGAGAATCATACGCTAAGCTGCTCAACTTTttaatttcaacatgtttttaTAGTAATAGAAAATGAACAGTTCTTTGATATCAAATCTTTAGTTCGAGGCAACTTCAATTAAGATAAAAGTGGTGATTGTCGGACTACTTGTCACCGACATTTTTTTGGGCATCGATAAAAGTGACATGTTTATTGACGATTTTGAATGAGACATCGATAAAAACTCAACTTCAACCGCATCCTAACAGAAAGCGTAAGTGAAGGCTACTTTCAACTACGTCTTGTTCTGGGCGTCGTCAAAAATCAATCTTCACTGACATTTAAAGTCGAACATTTGATAAAAATGGCCTTTCATCGACGTTTAGTTTTCCTACCCATCGGTGAATCTATCTGTTTTTGTAATGTTCCCCTCATGAACGAATGGAGAGGTCGGTGCCTCTTCCTAGCGGGTGACTTCCTCTTTACTTATTTCTCCTCACATCTAGTTACTAAACGAAGCTCGGCTGGGGGTGTACGTAAGCATCAATCTCTCtatatatcatattttttggGCGAAAGAAAGTAACAAGTGAAACTAAATAAACTCATTTTATAAAATGTGAGCTTAACATAGgttttcacattcttttcaatCCTATATGGCActtaatatataataaaatttgacAACCCTAAATGAGTAAAAAGCCAAAACGATATGTACAATCGAGTCCCTGCGTCATCAAACGACTAAAATCTAAGAAAGAATAGTTAAAAAATATTCGTTAAATTAGCATTAGCCACAGTTTATAGTGCCACAACTAGTTTTACTAATGATTTATGGcttttttaatgataaattttCGAATTTAAACTACCCGGTATGGCGGTGTCCGATGCATGGCACCATTGTTTCTCTgccatatatgtgtatgtatatatacaaaaacgaaaaaacagcCGGTTATCTCTAAGGCACActggcatttttttaatttcctgtCGTTAAAAATCTATTGAAAAAGACAAATGAAGGGTTGCTTCCAACAATTGTTTTATCAAACGGCACGTGGTGCGTGCTCCCTAATGCCCTACAAATGTTAATCAAACGGCATATGGTTCCTCTTGTCTTCTTCGAAAATTAAAGGAACATTCAACAACAGCTAggatgagaaaacaaaaagaaatccGTCCTTCTTTCTTCCCGtgtttacctttttctttaaaacaacATTTAATTAAGTTCCCCATTCCCCAAGTGGTTGGTGTAACGATTTGGCAGTGAAGGTTAGCAAGCTGCTTCTTTGTATCTTCTAATTTCTTGATGAAATAAAAGGTGGGGAGCTTACCTCGCAGCAGTGTTGATTCCGAGAGTTAACAGGCAGTAAAAGGAATGTTATTGATGCATAAGTTGAATCACCGTAGAGGCAGCAGCTCAAAGCAAGTATGGTATAGTATGTGTATGGTATAGTATGAGGAATAAGAGTTGGGTAGAAGGTTCAGATTTTAACCCGATAGTGGGTCTCCCCTACCCACCTACAAATAACaatttactgaaaaaaaaacattcaatttaatattgcctataaataaaacaatttcCAGCCCTTTGTTTCCCTCTTTACCCTCTCTTGTATGGGATGGCATCATGGCATAAGAGTCACTGCTGCGGCTGCAAGGACCTGACACTCAAGTGTCATCCACGACAAGAGCACTTCACTTGACCGATCATGGGCACACCATTTTGCTGGACTTTTATTCATCATGTAATTTTTAATAAGCTGGTGTGTAGGCCTGCCCCCGCCACAACAACGAGCTTGTCTCGAGCTACGCCACAGCTCATAATGCCGTGGGccgtttaaaataaaaattatcttttaaaatataaaataatacatcaATATAATTAATGgtaataatacatatatattaataaaaataacattaagCTGAATCGAGTACACTTTTCAGGCCCAAGCTTAAGGCCGAACCAAGGCTGGGTACCAAGTATCCATCAACTACCTGGCCTGATGCCCAACCTTACTGGTGCAGTGGCCACACAAGTACGTAAGTCTTCCAACCGGCTACACAAATACTCGTAACAAAAGCACGTGAACAGTTATAGCTTTGTTTCTTTCCGTTATAAGAAAAGCACGTGAAGAGTTATAGCTTTGTTTCTTTCCATTATGAAACAAGTTGGTGAGGGAGGGGGAGATTTTCCGCAAAGATAATGATCTTTAATTGACTCAAAGTGGAGGTAGTAGTTATAACTTAATTATATATGCATCAACTCAAGAGAATAAATTTATTTAGGAAACCTACCAAGGTGCAAGCTTGAGCTGGTTGGAGCAATGTATTGTCAGAATGTGTCTTCTTTTGGATTTCCATGAACATTATATTCCTAATAGGTCTACAAAGACAGATAGTCAATTTTTACCCGTTTTATACAAAGGATTTGAGGATAtgtaaattgaatttggaatgaAAGTCGCCACACGTGAGAAAAATGTTTAGGAAATCAAGAGGTTGCATTGCACACGAGTGctaacaaaattttcaatttctaacAAATTGGAAAAGTTCAGTTCATTCACCATCAACAAGGAATTTTCGATCgaataattaattattaaataattATCCTGGAATTATTAATGGTACTTCTCTAAAGGCTAAATCATGTTACCGAGTGTAGATAAACGTTAAATAAAATCTAGGGATTGAAATGGTCAAGATAGTGATAAAATGTAACGCTACTAATTGTTTCTCTATCAGCAGCGCAATATTTGCGTTGTTGTTTCTGACATTTTTGACCTCTTCTTCCTTTGCATCCATTACATTGAAATGGATTACAGCTTAATACATGTGCTTTACATTCTGACGTTGTTACAGCAATGGACAGGTAATATTTAGCTTCtcttcaattgaagaaaaatggagaaCACATACCGGGTGAACGTCGTCTGTTGTGCACATGCTAAAACCTTCAAATCCGAGTGGATTATTCTCGATCTGGAATGGCAGTGAGGAAAAAGAAGCCCTGGACCGATCCTCGAGAGGATCGTCTACCCCGTTTGCCTACATAACAGAGAACAATGAGACACTTTAATCCTGTctacacaaaaaaaataaataaataaaaataatgatgGAAGAATGTTCTATAACTAAATACGAATGCTCTTCTAAAATGAACCAACATAATCATGCTGAAAAACCGGACAAGCTTGCACAGGTGAAAGCCTAGCACCAAAGGTTCATGAAATGTGGCAAAACTGACGTCCCTTCTGTACGCTGCTCGGTGCATGCAACAAACGTACCCCAAACTCTGAATTCGGTTGAGGCCAAACTAAACTCGAATCCAAACAATATATAGCGCAAcgaaaaattttcaatttttctggCCATTCTCACACTGCATTTTCATTATTCACCACTAGTTCATTAGATCATACAAAACTACTTTCTTTAATGACCGACCCACAACCCACATTCCTTTCCACCGCCTCACAAAGGAAAGAATGACAGAGAAATAAAATTGCTCAACTTCACACGGAGTCACCAAAAACACATACacaaatgagaaaggaaagagagaatggTGATAAGGTAAGAGCTAAAGGGGGAAAGATGACATGCTCCCCCTCAAGTCGGTGCGCAGATGCTGATCTGCCCCAACTTGTCAACCATCTGTATGTGTTGCTTACGATGAATTCGTACGTGTTGCTTACGATGAAGAGGTTTTGTGAACacatctgccaattggtcttgACTACTGACATATTatgtaacaatttttttttctaaaatatttcacGAACAAAATGACAATCTACGAATATATGTTTGGTCCTCtcataaaaaatgagttgaCACTGATGTATATACTGGTCGTATTGTTACATTTAAGTTCCATAGGTTGGTTTACGACAATACACATATCAATTAAAAGGAACTTAATCCAAATAAACTCACAAGCACATGATGCCATGGCTCTATGCTCTGACTCTACACTGGATCGAGCAACCACTGATTGTTGTTTACTCCTCCGAGTAATATAAGATTTCTTCCAATGAATGTACAAAAACCTGTAGTTGACCTTCTAATATTAGGATTGCCGACCAGTCAGCATCAGGGAATTCAATGATGTCAAGTTTgccatttcttttcataaggaTACCTTTGCCTGGATTACCTTTCAAATATCGTATAATCTTGTAGACTGCTTCCATATGCATTGTTCTAGGCCTATACATGAAGTCAGCGATAACACTGACTGCGTAGGAGATATTAGGACGAGTGATAGTTAAGCATATAAGCTTTCCTACTAGCATTGAAAGCTGTCAACCTCTTCAACCAACTCTCCATCATCTTATCTTAGTTTACTATTAGCTTCAAGAGGATTGTCCACACTTTTGGATCCCAACATCCATGTGTCTTTTAAGAGATTCAaagtatattttctttgacaaaaaACATACCCTTATATGAGTGTGCTGCCTCAGTACCCAGAAAATTCCTCAACTTTCTTAGATCCTTGAACCCAAACTTGGCGTGAGAcgtattttttttcctcttgaatCAATTATCTGTCATCTCCTGTCACTATGATATCATCATTGTAGATCAATAATAACACAGTGCCCTCAGTAATACAAGATATGAACAAGGTGTAGTCAGTTGTGCTGCGCTAAATCCTATTTTACTAAGGATACTACTTAACTTCGAAAATCATGCTCGAAAAGATTGTTTTAAGCTATATATTGATTTTTCAAGGTTGCACACATTTCCAATGTCATGAGTGTAACCTGTAGGAAGATTCATGTAAACTtcctcttctaattcaacacaaAAATCCATATATAACTCATTTTGGCAACTGAAGCAAAGGTCTCAAAGTTGATTCCTTCTCTCTTTGTAAACCCTTTTGCAATAAGTCTTGCCTTGTACCGTTCGACTAGtgttaaatttattttgctcACTGGTGTGTTcacaccccacccctttctcaaagggggtCAAAATGCGAAttagcaaaattcttttaaaattgaggttttgaggaaaatttttaagagaaaggggaTCCGCCCGTTGATACAAGGTCCAACCGTTcttgccgcctttaacaggggtaattagaccaagaactaaagatcatttggatcatgtacgagttattgatgcaagtcttatatgtttatgcattgaagttttggattcaaaatccaaaatcattTGTTGGATTAAAAACCCAAAGTTTAGTAgtgattttaacttgttttgaaaatggatttctttgatttgaagattggagggtttttaaattatttaaaaacctttcttttggtgtcatttgaaatccacaattcttagaaattttgaaattgagttctttgttgtgaactcaatttgattcatgagttgaaatgatgatcatcctatgatcaaaattgatttttgaactcttcttttgccCAATCGTGTGATTCGGTCTAAGATATTTAGAAACTTGTGTAGagctcattcttttgatgagaCATAGGCCCAAAATGttattttctaaacatattttggccaagcTTGTGAAtgcattgtttatgttttctttggaagttaagtgaagtttacaaattgttgttgcaatatgacttggtcactttttgcaactcaaagttgaatcacttaacttcttgagaatatgcatgtggtgctattgattttgagtgaaagtgaatgcatgaaattagaaggaaaactatatgaaacatacattttctctctctcataatctctcaagatttattcattgcaatcacacgtcctacaatctatgcatgaagattgattttaattaaaatatagtactttctctaaatgtgcttattatattgttatgcacatgaattagagatatagtccataagcttgagtcatggacgagaaactcaaaacaattaagaattaggcaaatgaggatgaaatcaaacttcaaaatatAGCAGAAACATGGATATCatcctttttcctcaaaattgtcataaaaatcagattttactctgatttaaatggataaaaattaaaatatcgATTTTATGAGTTTTCGATTCttggaaaatgataaaattcaGTTTTACTCCATACGAACTAAGcatcaagttggcaaaaatcatGTGCAACATGTTCTTGCTCATGTGATGGAGTTCTaagaacctttctttttctccaaaataaaacaaaatttcatactCTTGTCCTAaaagatccattcatttcttggactactaaaacacttttgatcttgttctttaagggATACAAAGATTAGAATTTTTGAAGCGTTCTTGAGACTCAATTACTCAaatgtaagtctgaaaattggtgaatgaaattagaaacttttagagagccgattaggtAGGGCTGgaacctttttattgttcttcaaaatataaccactttgtggctgaaaattggcttctcaaatatataaaatttgtcattCTTAAGCTAATTCCCATAAAGCATGGTCTAATT contains:
- the LOC116265237 gene encoding zeaxanthin 7,8(7',8')-cleavage dioxygenase, chromoplastic-like — protein: MDAISSSFQASFPRLNRATPFGVTFPTITNIRLERAHDQTQFTTHSPTTTTATTVLTRATPSPPPPSTEPIITKAARPLRQPYNLFSLHVTICNALDDLISNFVDRNPLRSSVNPKDVLAGNYAPIGELPPTKCTVEGRFPSCLEGAYIRNGPNPQFIPKSAYHLFDGDGMLHAIQVSGGQATFCSRFIRTYKFTKEEEAGLPIYPNFFALAGFARFMRVAVFMVRVLTGQINLINGVGLANTALAFMNNTIMALWELDLPYAMHLTPDGDVETVGRWDFGGELRMGITAHPKVDPVTGEVFAFRYGPIPPFLNYFRIGGDGTKQPDIPIFSFRQPSFVHDLAITERYAIFPDIQIVMKPLAMFTGMGPPMGCEARKVPRVGIIPRYATDESEMKWIEVPGFNFVHSVNAWDEKGGEEVVLVAANVVPVEHMLERMDLLHCCLEMVRINLREGKVVGRRALSRRNLEWGVINPKFLGRKSRYAFMAILDPMIKVSGIVKLDFDRASGEDCVVATRSFGERCFAGEPFFVAKEEGGHEDDGYVLTYTHNEGSGESSFVVMDAKSPTLDIVASVRLPQRVPYGFHGLFVCQKDLQKQKNWK